A single region of the Microlunatus panaciterrae genome encodes:
- the rsmI gene encoding 16S rRNA (cytidine(1402)-2'-O)-methyltransferase, with amino-acid sequence MSETSGVVVLAATPIGDVADASPRLLAELQRADLIAAEDTRRLHRLLERLGISTEAQVVSYFEGNEGKRTESLVAAVEAGARVLVVTDAGMPSVSDPGYRLVVAAVERGLRVTAVPGPSAVLTALAVSGLPVDRFCFEGFLARKPGERRRRLAELADERRTMVFFEAPHRTAECLADMAAQFGPDRPAAVCRELTKTYEEVRRGPLAELVGWAEQGVRGEVTLVVAGAERGPVDLASAVAEVETLVAAGRKLKPAVAEVSGRHGLGKNALYEAVLAAR; translated from the coding sequence GTGAGCGAAACCTCAGGTGTGGTGGTGCTGGCGGCAACGCCGATCGGGGATGTCGCGGATGCCTCGCCCCGGTTGCTGGCTGAGCTGCAGCGGGCCGACCTGATCGCCGCGGAGGACACCCGGCGGCTGCACCGGCTGCTCGAGCGGCTCGGCATCAGCACCGAGGCGCAGGTCGTGTCCTACTTCGAGGGCAACGAGGGGAAACGCACCGAGAGCCTGGTCGCCGCAGTGGAGGCGGGTGCGAGGGTGCTGGTGGTCACCGACGCCGGGATGCCGTCGGTGTCGGATCCGGGCTACCGGTTGGTGGTGGCTGCGGTCGAGCGGGGCCTCCGGGTGACGGCGGTGCCCGGGCCGTCGGCCGTACTGACCGCTCTGGCGGTGTCCGGGCTGCCGGTGGACAGGTTCTGCTTCGAGGGCTTTCTGGCCAGGAAGCCCGGCGAGCGACGTCGGCGGCTAGCCGAGCTCGCCGACGAGCGGCGCACCATGGTGTTCTTCGAGGCGCCCCATCGCACAGCCGAGTGCCTGGCGGACATGGCCGCGCAGTTCGGCCCCGACCGGCCGGCGGCGGTCTGCCGCGAGCTGACCAAGACCTACGAGGAGGTTCGTCGGGGTCCGCTGGCCGAGCTCGTGGGATGGGCCGAGCAGGGCGTCCGGGGCGAGGTCACGCTGGTGGTCGCCGGCGCCGAGCGCGGGCCGGTCGACCTGGCCTCGGCCGTGGCGGAGGTGGAGACGCTCGTGGCGGCAGGACGGAAGCTCAAGCCCGCCGTCGCAGAGGTCTCCGGCCGCCACGGGCTGGGGAAGAACGCTCTGTACGAGGCCGTACTGGCGGCACGCTGA
- a CDS encoding nitroreductase family protein, translating to MELAEVVRRRRMVRAYDPSRPVPADDVEWVLRSALRAPSAGFTQGVSLLVLDAHDQRSTFWAATSDPAGDNSWLRGMRTAPVLILIWTSPDAYLDRYAEPDKGWTDRDPQRWSAPYWFVDAGMTGMAMLLAAVDRGLGCCFFGIPPARIAAVRAAFGVPVPQLSVGVVSLGYPAPGGSRGSARRRPRKPADELLHRGHWNPAMPRGL from the coding sequence ATGGAGCTCGCCGAGGTGGTCCGCCGCCGGCGGATGGTGCGCGCCTACGACCCGTCCCGACCGGTGCCGGCAGACGACGTCGAATGGGTGCTGCGGTCCGCGCTTCGGGCCCCGTCGGCTGGCTTCACCCAGGGCGTCTCGCTGCTAGTGCTCGACGCCCACGACCAGCGGTCGACCTTCTGGGCCGCAACCTCCGACCCGGCCGGGGACAACAGCTGGCTGCGAGGGATGCGGACCGCGCCGGTGCTCATCCTGATCTGGACCTCTCCCGACGCCTACCTGGACCGCTACGCCGAGCCCGACAAGGGCTGGACCGATCGTGATCCGCAACGTTGGTCCGCGCCCTACTGGTTCGTCGATGCCGGGATGACCGGGATGGCGATGCTGCTCGCCGCAGTGGACCGCGGGCTCGGCTGTTGCTTCTTCGGCATCCCGCCGGCCCGGATCGCCGCTGTCCGGGCCGCTTTCGGGGTGCCCGTGCCCCAGCTCAGCGTCGGCGTGGTCAGCCTCGGCTACCCGGCTCCCGGCGGCAGCCGAGGCTCAGCCCGGCGCCGACCCCGCAAGCCAGCGGACGAGCTGCTGCACCGGGGTCACTGGAACCCGGCGATGCCGCGCGGGCTGTAG
- a CDS encoding ABC transporter permease, with protein sequence MSDQVIHPSRTDLDIIENANEPGPSAPIGTVQPTTKRLTRSQLIFRRFLRNKTAVVGLIVYLVLILMAIFGPLISPWHFDDVDRTAYLKPPSPEHWFGTTQSGRDVLALTMRGLRKSLLIGLLVAGISTTIAATVGSFAAYFGGWFERIALWFIDLLLVIPSFLIIAIVTTGGPKGPHSWLLLVVMLAGFSWFLSARVVRSLTMSVKEREYVLAARFMGLSAPKIVFRHIVPNISSLLIIDATLGVGGAVLAEASLSFFGFGVQAPDTSLGTLISEGQRMATTFPWIFLCPAAVLVVMVLAINAVGDGLRDALDPNSNSGGKAA encoded by the coding sequence ATGTCCGACCAAGTCATCCACCCGTCGCGCACCGATCTCGACATCATCGAGAACGCCAACGAGCCGGGCCCATCGGCGCCCATCGGCACGGTCCAGCCAACCACGAAACGACTCACCCGCTCTCAGCTGATCTTCCGCAGGTTCCTGCGCAACAAGACCGCGGTCGTCGGCCTGATCGTCTACCTGGTGCTGATCCTGATGGCGATCTTCGGCCCGCTGATCTCGCCCTGGCATTTCGACGACGTCGACCGCACCGCCTACCTGAAGCCGCCCAGCCCCGAGCACTGGTTCGGCACCACGCAGAGTGGTCGCGATGTGCTGGCACTCACCATGCGCGGCCTGCGCAAGTCACTGCTGATCGGACTGCTGGTAGCCGGGATCTCGACCACCATCGCAGCGACCGTCGGCTCCTTCGCCGCCTACTTCGGTGGCTGGTTCGAACGGATCGCCCTCTGGTTCATCGACCTGCTGCTGGTCATCCCCTCCTTCCTGATCATCGCCATCGTCACCACCGGCGGGCCCAAGGGTCCGCATTCCTGGCTGCTGCTGGTCGTCATGCTGGCCGGGTTCAGCTGGTTCCTGTCAGCCCGGGTGGTGCGGAGCCTGACCATGTCGGTGAAGGAACGCGAGTATGTGCTGGCGGCCAGGTTCATGGGGCTGTCCGCGCCCAAGATCGTCTTCCGGCACATCGTGCCGAACATCTCGTCGCTGCTGATCATCGACGCCACCCTCGGTGTCGGCGGCGCCGTCCTGGCCGAGGCGAGCCTGTCGTTCTTCGGCTTCGGCGTGCAGGCGCCGGACACCTCGCTGGGCACGCTGATCTCGGAGGGACAGCGGATGGCCACCACCTTCCCCTGGATCTTCCTCTGCCCGGCCGCAGTGCTGGTGGTGATGGTGCTCGCCATCAACGCCGTCGGCGACGGGCTGCGCGACGCCCTCGACCCGAACTCGAACTCCGGAGGTAAAGCCGCATGA
- a CDS encoding dipeptide ABC transporter ATP-binding protein, translated as MSVDSKAMASEGPVRKVRKTASGTVLSVNDLHVTFPSEAGPVRAVRGLSFDLAAGETMAIVGESGSGKSVTSMAIMGLHPESARITGSIKLHGQELLSRNDASMSKLRGNEVAMIFQDPLSALTPVYSIGDQIVEGIQIHHDVSRAAAMKRAVELLDLVGIPNPQLRVKSFPHEFSGGMRQRAMIAMAIANDPDVIIADEPTTALDVTIQAQVLEVLKKAQKETGAAVIMITHDLGVVAGIADRVTVMYAGRPVEQGTVDEIFYQPRMPYTIGLLGSVPRLDAVEKEPLATVEGNPPSVVNLPPGCPFAPRCPMRQDDCVVAEPELAPTEHPLHTAACLYSDQIARENLSYTEIFPIPKIRPSRLERLPRAERDTVLELQNFKRHYPLMKGAVLRRRVGTVYAVDGIDLEIKEGETLGLVGESGCGKSTTILEILNLKPPTEGNVVVLGKDVRHIRGGAQRKALRRDLQVVFQDPMASLDPRMPIYDIIAEPMGVFKYSKKQIDDRVVELLNLVGLESSHANRYPQHFSGGQRQRIGIARALALEPKVIVLDEPVSALDVSIQAGVINLLDELKSKLGLSYLFVAHDLAVIRHIADRVAVMYLGKIVEIGDVADVYNHPTHPYTQALLSAIPLPDPNKERMRERILLKGDLPSPANPPSGCKFRTRCQKFPTLNESEQQLCLEKMPDLLPLAPPEHRSACHYNEERAVV; from the coding sequence ATGAGCGTCGACTCGAAGGCGATGGCGTCGGAGGGACCCGTCCGCAAGGTCCGCAAGACCGCCTCCGGCACGGTGCTGTCCGTCAACGACCTGCATGTGACGTTCCCCAGCGAGGCAGGACCGGTCCGGGCCGTCCGCGGCCTGAGCTTCGACCTGGCCGCTGGCGAGACGATGGCGATCGTCGGTGAGTCCGGCTCCGGCAAGTCCGTCACCTCGATGGCCATCATGGGACTGCACCCGGAATCGGCCAGGATCACGGGGTCGATCAAGCTGCACGGCCAGGAGCTGCTGAGCCGCAACGACGCCAGCATGTCCAAGTTGCGCGGCAATGAAGTAGCCATGATCTTCCAGGACCCGCTGTCGGCCCTGACCCCCGTCTACAGCATCGGCGACCAGATCGTCGAAGGCATCCAGATCCACCATGACGTCTCCCGGGCTGCGGCGATGAAGCGCGCCGTCGAGCTGCTGGACCTGGTCGGCATCCCCAACCCGCAGCTGCGGGTCAAGTCCTTCCCGCACGAGTTCTCCGGCGGCATGCGACAGCGCGCCATGATCGCGATGGCGATCGCCAACGACCCTGACGTGATCATTGCCGATGAGCCGACCACTGCGCTCGACGTCACGATCCAGGCCCAGGTGCTCGAGGTCCTGAAGAAGGCGCAGAAGGAGACCGGAGCTGCGGTCATCATGATCACCCATGACCTGGGTGTGGTGGCCGGCATCGCCGACCGGGTGACGGTGATGTATGCCGGCAGGCCGGTCGAGCAGGGCACGGTCGACGAGATCTTCTACCAGCCGCGGATGCCGTACACCATCGGTCTGCTGGGCTCGGTGCCCCGCCTCGACGCCGTCGAGAAGGAACCGCTCGCCACTGTGGAGGGCAACCCGCCGTCGGTGGTCAACCTTCCGCCCGGCTGCCCGTTCGCACCGCGGTGCCCCATGCGGCAGGACGACTGTGTCGTCGCCGAGCCCGAGCTGGCTCCGACCGAGCACCCGCTGCACACCGCGGCCTGCCTGTACTCCGACCAGATAGCGCGGGAGAACCTGAGCTACACCGAGATCTTCCCCATCCCCAAGATCCGCCCGTCAAGGCTGGAACGCCTGCCCAGAGCTGAGCGTGACACGGTGCTGGAGCTGCAGAACTTCAAGCGGCACTACCCGTTGATGAAGGGCGCGGTGCTGCGCCGCCGGGTCGGCACGGTGTACGCCGTCGACGGCATCGACCTGGAGATCAAGGAGGGCGAGACGCTCGGCCTGGTCGGTGAGTCCGGCTGCGGCAAGAGCACGACGATTCTGGAGATCCTCAACCTCAAGCCGCCCACCGAGGGCAACGTGGTCGTGCTCGGCAAGGACGTTCGCCACATCCGTGGCGGTGCTCAACGCAAGGCGTTGCGTCGCGATCTGCAGGTCGTCTTCCAGGACCCGATGGCCTCGCTGGATCCCCGGATGCCGATCTACGACATCATCGCCGAGCCGATGGGGGTCTTCAAATACAGCAAGAAGCAGATCGACGACCGGGTGGTCGAGCTGCTCAACCTGGTCGGGCTCGAGTCGTCGCATGCCAACCGTTACCCTCAGCACTTCTCCGGCGGACAGCGGCAACGGATCGGCATTGCAAGAGCCCTCGCGCTCGAGCCCAAGGTGATCGTGCTGGACGAGCCGGTGTCGGCGTTGGATGTCTCCATCCAGGCCGGCGTGATCAACCTGCTGGACGAGCTCAAGTCGAAGCTCGGGCTCTCCTACCTGTTCGTGGCCCACGACCTGGCCGTCATCCGGCACATCGCCGACCGGGTCGCCGTCATGTACCTGGGGAAGATCGTGGAGATCGGGGACGTCGCCGACGTCTACAACCACCCCACCCACCCGTACACCCAGGCACTGCTCTCGGCCATCCCGTTGCCGGACCCGAACAAGGAGCGGATGCGAGAGCGCATCCTGCTCAAGGGTGACCTGCCGAGCCCGGCCAACCCGCCGTCCGGATGCAAGTTCCGCACCCGGTGCCAGAAGTTCCCGACCCTCAACGAGTCCGAGCAGCAGCTGTGCCTGGAGAAGATGCCCGACCTCCTCCCGCTGGCTCCGCCCGAGCACCGCTCAGCCTGCCACTACAACGAGGAGCGGGCGGTCGTCTGA
- a CDS encoding dolichyl-phosphate-mannose--protein mannosyltransferase translates to MPADRIGSWLLALAISAVAFGLRFVNLGRPAGLVFDETYYAKDAWSLLASGYERNWPKSANDSIVAGNPNVMENSASFIVHPQVGKWLIAVGEHLFGMNSFGWRFMPLVFGTLLVLVTIRLVRRVSRSTLIGCTAGLLLTLDGLHFVMSRTALLDIFLAFFLVAAVTCLAADRDWFRVRLARHLSRSGRPDLGGAFGPALWFRPWRIAAGICFGLAGGTKWNAIYVLAAFALLSLAWDVGARRLAGAGRRAYLGILRDGLPAFVSLVVLSVGVYIGTWASWLATSGGYDRDWGARNPDATTVHLLGKPLASLLHYHKDIYGFHTGDFINHATHTYAANPAGWLILARPIGIDAVNDILPGTDGCAGPDNCLRVISGIGTPALWWGALLCLVIAAVLWVGARDWRFGIPIVGVLSNWLPWFQYMSRPLFFFYAITIIPFSVMAVSLCLGRLLGGAKDGDRRMIGAIAAGAFVALVGANFAYLYPVLTDGLLPYPKWLARMWFKSWI, encoded by the coding sequence ATGCCCGCCGACCGGATCGGCAGCTGGCTACTCGCCCTCGCCATCAGCGCTGTCGCGTTCGGTCTTCGGTTCGTCAACCTCGGCCGGCCCGCGGGCCTGGTGTTCGACGAGACCTACTACGCCAAGGACGCCTGGTCGCTGCTCGCGTCCGGCTACGAGCGCAACTGGCCCAAGTCGGCCAACGACTCGATTGTCGCCGGCAACCCGAACGTGATGGAGAACAGCGCCTCGTTCATCGTGCACCCGCAGGTGGGCAAGTGGCTGATCGCCGTCGGCGAACACCTGTTCGGGATGAACTCGTTCGGCTGGCGGTTCATGCCGCTCGTCTTCGGCACACTGCTGGTGTTGGTGACGATCCGGCTGGTCCGGCGGGTGTCGCGCTCGACCCTGATCGGGTGCACCGCCGGGCTGCTGCTGACCCTGGACGGCCTGCACTTCGTGATGTCGAGGACCGCCCTGCTGGACATCTTCCTGGCCTTCTTCCTGGTCGCGGCGGTCACCTGCCTCGCCGCAGACCGCGACTGGTTCCGCGTCCGGCTGGCCCGCCACCTCAGCCGAAGTGGCCGGCCAGACCTGGGCGGCGCGTTCGGCCCGGCGCTGTGGTTTCGGCCCTGGCGGATCGCGGCCGGGATCTGCTTCGGGTTGGCGGGCGGCACGAAGTGGAACGCGATCTACGTGCTGGCAGCGTTCGCCCTGCTGAGCCTGGCCTGGGACGTCGGCGCGCGTCGCCTGGCCGGCGCCGGCCGGAGAGCCTACCTGGGCATCCTCCGGGACGGGCTCCCCGCCTTCGTGTCGCTGGTCGTGCTCAGCGTCGGGGTCTACATCGGCACCTGGGCCAGCTGGCTCGCCACCTCCGGCGGCTACGACCGGGACTGGGGGGCCAGGAACCCCGACGCCACCACGGTCCACCTGCTGGGCAAACCGCTGGCGTCCCTGCTGCACTACCACAAGGACATCTACGGCTTCCATACCGGCGATTTCATCAACCACGCGACGCACACCTACGCCGCCAACCCGGCCGGCTGGCTCATTCTGGCCAGACCGATCGGGATCGACGCCGTCAACGACATCCTGCCCGGCACCGACGGGTGCGCCGGGCCGGACAACTGCCTGCGGGTGATCAGCGGGATCGGGACACCGGCGCTGTGGTGGGGCGCACTGCTCTGCCTGGTGATCGCCGCCGTCCTCTGGGTCGGCGCCCGGGACTGGCGGTTCGGGATCCCGATCGTCGGTGTGCTGAGCAACTGGCTGCCGTGGTTCCAGTACATGTCGCGGCCGCTCTTCTTCTTCTACGCCATCACCATCATCCCGTTCTCGGTGATGGCTGTCTCGCTCTGCCTCGGTCGACTACTGGGCGGCGCCAAGGACGGCGATCGCAGGATGATCGGGGCGATCGCGGCCGGGGCGTTCGTGGCTCTGGTCGGGGCGAACTTCGCCTACCTCTATCCGGTCCTGACCGACGGGTTGCTGCCCTACCCGAAGTGGCTGGCCCGGATGTGGTTCAAGTCCTGGATCTAG
- a CDS encoding formylglycine-generating enzyme family protein produces MNDREPAQSAGAHCYCAPRRDATADLPAADLAAPRVGASQVASPPSALAATPSRDGMVKIPAGEFWMGSESSDAFPADGEGPVRQVGISTFWIDKFPVTNAQFARFVAATDFRTEAERFGWSFVFAGLLGAEAAPRLIEGTVPGAPWWRGVRGATWQSPFGPGSDLAGLPDHPVVHVSWNDAVAYADWAGKRLPTEAEWEKAARGGLERASYPWGDELTPGGSHRANIWQGAFPSHNTAEDGYLGTAPVDAFPPNGYGVYGSSGNVWEWTGDWFSPTWHRHHRPETRIDPRGPRYGRARVVRGGSYLCHRSYCNRYRVAARTQTTPDSSLGHTGFRLAADG; encoded by the coding sequence GTGAACGACAGAGAGCCTGCCCAGAGCGCTGGCGCGCACTGCTACTGCGCGCCACGCAGGGACGCCACTGCGGACCTGCCGGCCGCCGATCTGGCCGCCCCCCGGGTTGGCGCGTCCCAGGTCGCCTCGCCACCGAGTGCCTTGGCGGCCACGCCGTCGAGGGACGGCATGGTGAAGATCCCCGCCGGGGAGTTCTGGATGGGCTCTGAGTCGTCCGACGCCTTCCCCGCCGACGGGGAGGGACCGGTACGCCAGGTGGGGATATCGACCTTCTGGATCGACAAGTTCCCCGTGACCAATGCACAGTTCGCCCGCTTCGTCGCAGCCACCGACTTCCGCACCGAGGCGGAGCGGTTCGGCTGGTCGTTCGTGTTCGCCGGGCTGCTCGGGGCTGAGGCTGCGCCCCGGCTGATCGAAGGGACCGTGCCCGGCGCACCCTGGTGGCGAGGGGTGCGCGGCGCCACCTGGCAGTCGCCGTTCGGTCCCGGGTCGGATCTGGCCGGTCTTCCCGACCATCCGGTGGTCCATGTCTCCTGGAACGACGCGGTCGCCTACGCGGACTGGGCCGGCAAGCGACTGCCCACCGAGGCCGAGTGGGAGAAAGCCGCCCGCGGTGGCCTCGAGCGGGCCAGCTATCCCTGGGGCGACGAGCTCACCCCTGGCGGGAGCCACCGGGCCAACATCTGGCAGGGCGCCTTCCCGTCCCACAACACCGCCGAGGACGGCTATCTCGGTACGGCTCCGGTGGATGCGTTCCCTCCCAACGGCTACGGGGTGTACGGCAGCTCGGGCAATGTGTGGGAGTGGACGGGGGACTGGTTCTCCCCGACCTGGCACCGCCATCATCGACCGGAGACCAGGATCGACCCGCGTGGGCCGCGCTACGGCCGGGCCCGGGTGGTCCGCGGCGGCTCCTACCTGTGCCACCGGTCCTACTGCAACCGCTACCGGGTCGCCGCGAGGACGCAGACGACGCCGGACTCCTCGCTGGGCCACACCGGCTTCCGACTCGCCGCCGACGGCTGA
- a CDS encoding TatD family hydrolase yields MSDDLSTREQRAAVTEEGLRRNLERPDRPDPLPGPVVDTHCHLDVADGRTHLSPADAIELAASVGVSRIVQVGCDVEGSRWAVQAAQRWDSVVASVAIHPNDAARLGSGLAVGLGEIEALAGHPQVRAIGETGLDYFRTREPAGLARQKDAFAAHIALARQHQKALVIHDRDAHKDILDVLDAEGAPERIVMHCFSGDADFARACLDRGAHLSFAGTVTFKNAEPLRDALRICPLDRILTETDAPYLTPAPYRGRPNASYLVPHTVRLMAEARGAELAELCRALNVNADTAFGGPWPEAA; encoded by the coding sequence ATGAGTGACGACCTCAGTACGCGTGAGCAGCGGGCCGCCGTCACCGAGGAGGGGCTCCGCCGCAACCTCGAGCGGCCGGACCGGCCGGACCCGTTGCCGGGTCCGGTGGTGGACACCCACTGCCACCTCGACGTCGCCGACGGCAGGACGCACCTCTCACCTGCTGACGCCATCGAGCTGGCGGCCTCGGTCGGGGTCAGCCGGATCGTCCAGGTGGGCTGCGACGTGGAGGGTTCCCGCTGGGCGGTGCAGGCGGCCCAGCGGTGGGACAGCGTGGTAGCCAGCGTCGCGATCCATCCCAACGACGCGGCCCGGCTGGGCTCCGGGCTCGCAGTGGGCCTGGGCGAGATCGAGGCCTTGGCGGGCCATCCGCAGGTGCGAGCGATCGGTGAGACCGGACTCGACTACTTCCGCACCCGGGAGCCGGCCGGCCTGGCCAGGCAGAAGGACGCCTTCGCCGCCCACATTGCGCTGGCCCGCCAGCACCAGAAGGCGCTGGTGATCCACGACCGGGACGCGCACAAGGACATCCTCGACGTGCTGGACGCCGAAGGGGCGCCCGAACGGATCGTGATGCACTGCTTCTCCGGCGACGCCGACTTCGCCCGGGCCTGTCTCGACCGTGGGGCCCACCTGTCGTTCGCCGGGACCGTCACGTTCAAGAACGCCGAGCCGCTCCGCGACGCGCTCCGGATCTGCCCACTGGACCGGATCCTCACCGAGACCGACGCTCCCTACCTGACTCCGGCGCCCTACCGCGGCCGCCCGAATGCCTCCTACCTGGTTCCGCACACGGTCCGGCTGATGGCTGAGGCGCGGGGCGCCGAGCTGGCTGAGCTGTGTCGAGCCCTGAACGTCAACGCCGACACCGCCTTCGGTGGACCGTGGCCCGAGGCGGCCTGA
- a CDS encoding ABC transporter permease, translating into MGKYLLRRIVNYVILLFIAVTLAYFLAASALHPRALYEVVNPPIDPVSIENSLREKNLSDQVPLIQRWWTWFTGVLHGDWGQAPRGGEVADEIGRRMWVSLRLVTLGSLIGIVGGVAIGAWTATRQYKASDRVVTAASLLLLAMPTFVVATILMILATKFNQATGLRVFEFIGETGDRGSYPLAGLVDRIQHLFLPTLALSAFGIASFSRIQRNLMLDTLGADFVRTARAKGLRKQKAVMKHALRTSLIPTGTYFAFSVATLFTGATVMELIFTFHGMGIYGVTTIQQQDVHGAVAVVAFSGVCVLVGAILADIMVAILDPRVRLS; encoded by the coding sequence ATGGGCAAGTATCTGCTTCGCCGGATCGTGAACTATGTCATCTTGCTGTTCATCGCCGTCACCCTGGCCTACTTCCTGGCCGCCTCCGCCCTGCATCCTCGGGCCTTGTATGAGGTGGTGAACCCGCCGATCGACCCGGTGTCGATCGAGAACTCGCTGCGGGAGAAGAACCTCAGTGACCAGGTGCCGCTGATCCAGCGGTGGTGGACCTGGTTCACCGGCGTTCTGCACGGTGACTGGGGCCAGGCTCCCCGCGGTGGCGAGGTCGCCGACGAGATCGGCCGGAGGATGTGGGTCAGCCTGCGGCTGGTCACCCTCGGTTCGCTGATCGGCATCGTCGGCGGTGTCGCGATCGGCGCCTGGACCGCGACCCGGCAGTACAAGGCATCCGATCGGGTCGTCACCGCGGCGTCGCTGCTGCTGCTGGCCATGCCCACCTTCGTGGTAGCCACCATCCTGATGATCCTTGCCACCAAGTTCAACCAGGCCACCGGCCTGCGCGTGTTCGAGTTCATCGGTGAGACCGGTGACCGCGGCAGCTATCCCCTGGCCGGCCTGGTGGACCGGATACAGCATCTCTTCCTACCGACCCTGGCGCTGTCCGCCTTCGGCATCGCGTCGTTCAGCCGGATCCAACGCAATCTGATGCTGGACACCCTGGGCGCCGACTTCGTCCGCACCGCACGGGCCAAGGGGCTGCGTAAGCAGAAGGCCGTGATGAAGCACGCATTGCGCACCTCGCTGATCCCCACCGGCACCTACTTCGCGTTCAGCGTCGCCACCCTCTTCACCGGCGCCACAGTGATGGAGCTGATCTTCACCTTCCACGGGATGGGCATCTACGGTGTCACGACGATCCAGCAGCAGGATGTCCACGGAGCCGTGGCCGTGGTCGCGTTCAGCGGCGTCTGCGTACTTGTCGGCGCCATCCTTGCCGACATCATGGTGGCCATCCTCGATCCGCGCGTGCGGCTGAGCTGA
- a CDS encoding ABC transporter family substrate-binding protein has translation MSACNSGGGGGNGTGGTEPTQKPITAQDINKQDRASLQQGGELRQAISEFGDNWNPLNVNGNNADMSAVRNPMSVSFWDFDEKGVPTANKNFLLEAKGNGATPLVVTYKLNPDAKWNDGSPIDVDDFIATWKACNGQNKKFECVSTQGYDAITDIKAGADKFEVIMSYKGAYPDWTSTFGSVLKAESVKDPETFNKGWSKLNMDWFAGPFVLDNFDQTQKVLTEKPNSKWWGDKPLLDKLTFRAISPDATAAAYVNNEIDTFDIGPDPDAYARAKTVADGEIRAAAGPNFRHFTFNQKSGLVQDKAVRQAIVRGLDRAAIGVSDLAGIDWPARPLNNHIFMENQDGYVDSAKATGLDFDPAKAKSDLDAAGWKAGADGTREKDGKKLEVKFSQLSGVPVSENEALQAQKMLAEIGIKLDIVDVPIAKFQDGTLLSQGEFDIVAFSWIGTQYPFSSIKQIYGTDQESNYSKVSIPEVDDLIKKIDVENDPKKRIDLANQADKLLWEDVNTLPLYQRPELIAVKSKLANFGAVGLSTTRIENVGYMK, from the coding sequence ATGAGCGCGTGCAACAGCGGCGGAGGAGGAGGAAACGGGACAGGCGGCACTGAACCCACGCAGAAGCCCATTACCGCCCAAGACATCAACAAGCAGGACCGAGCCAGCCTGCAGCAGGGCGGCGAGCTCCGTCAGGCCATCAGCGAGTTCGGTGACAACTGGAACCCGCTCAACGTGAACGGCAACAACGCCGACATGTCGGCGGTTCGCAACCCGATGTCCGTGTCCTTCTGGGACTTCGACGAGAAGGGCGTCCCGACCGCCAACAAGAACTTCCTCCTGGAGGCCAAGGGCAACGGGGCCACCCCGCTGGTCGTCACCTACAAGCTCAACCCCGACGCCAAGTGGAACGACGGCTCGCCGATCGACGTCGACGACTTCATCGCGACCTGGAAGGCGTGCAACGGCCAGAACAAGAAGTTCGAGTGCGTCAGCACCCAGGGCTACGACGCGATCACCGACATCAAGGCGGGCGCCGACAAGTTCGAGGTCATCATGTCCTACAAGGGTGCCTACCCGGACTGGACCTCCACCTTCGGCTCGGTGCTGAAGGCCGAGTCGGTCAAGGACCCGGAGACCTTCAACAAGGGCTGGTCCAAGCTGAACATGGACTGGTTCGCCGGTCCCTTCGTGCTGGACAACTTCGACCAGACGCAGAAGGTGCTGACCGAGAAGCCGAACTCGAAGTGGTGGGGCGACAAGCCGCTGCTGGACAAGCTGACGTTCCGCGCGATCTCGCCTGACGCCACGGCTGCCGCCTACGTCAACAACGAGATCGACACCTTCGACATCGGTCCGGACCCGGACGCCTACGCGCGGGCGAAGACCGTCGCCGACGGCGAGATCCGTGCCGCTGCCGGGCCGAACTTCCGGCACTTCACCTTCAACCAGAAGTCCGGCCTGGTGCAGGACAAGGCCGTTCGTCAGGCCATCGTCCGCGGCCTTGACCGTGCAGCGATAGGCGTCTCGGACCTGGCCGGTATCGACTGGCCGGCCCGTCCGCTGAACAACCACATCTTCATGGAGAACCAGGACGGCTACGTCGACAGCGCCAAGGCGACCGGGCTCGACTTCGACCCGGCGAAGGCCAAGTCCGATCTTGACGCGGCCGGCTGGAAGGCGGGCGCCGACGGCACCCGGGAGAAGGACGGCAAGAAGCTCGAGGTCAAGTTCTCGCAGTTGAGCGGGGTCCCGGTCTCGGAGAACGAGGCCCTCCAGGCTCAGAAGATGCTGGCTGAGATCGGCATCAAGCTCGACATCGTCGATGTCCCGATCGCGAAGTTCCAGGACGGAACGCTGCTCTCCCAGGGCGAGTTCGACATCGTCGCCTTCTCCTGGATCGGCACCCAGTACCCGTTCTCCAGCATCAAGCAGATCTACGGCACGGATCAGGAGAGCAACTACAGCAAGGTCTCCATCCCCGAGGTCGATGACCTGATCAAGAAGATCGACGTCGAGAACGACCCGAAGAAGCGCATCGACCTGGCCAACCAGGCCGACAAGCTCCTCTGGGAGGACGTCAACACCCTGCCGCTGTACCAGCGTCCCGAGCTGATCGCGGTCAAGTCCAAGCTCGCCAACTTCGGCGCGGTCGGTCTGAGCACCACCCGCATTGAGAACGTGGGCTACATGAAGTGA